A window from Streptomyces sp. NBC_00335 encodes these proteins:
- a CDS encoding helix-turn-helix domain-containing protein — protein MLEALGLDPEVESVYRALLTRSNAGVAELSEHLALPETRVRDGLDRLLDLGLLQPSREGSGLLRAVSPEVGLQVIVRRQEADLLKRQQELLQSKEAMARTVAEYATLRPNTSVDGTERLVGLDAIQSRLEDLGRSLTGECLSIMPGGAQSQSSMDASRPLDSDAMSRGIKLLSVYQDSARNDPATLAYARWMSENGGEVRSSPMLPPRLVIIDRRTAIVPIDPANTRLGALCTSAPGVVASLTALFEQTWEAAVPLGADRPHRAPDGNDGLTLTERELLKLLASGLTDEAAGKRLNVSLRTVRRQMAALMERLNATSRFEAGLKAAQRGWL, from the coding sequence ATGCTGGAAGCACTGGGGCTCGATCCGGAGGTCGAATCCGTCTACCGGGCGCTGCTGACCCGGTCCAACGCGGGCGTGGCCGAGCTGAGCGAACACCTCGCCCTGCCGGAGACGCGGGTGCGCGACGGCCTCGACCGGCTGCTCGACCTGGGGTTGCTGCAGCCGTCCCGCGAGGGCTCCGGGCTGCTGCGCGCCGTGAGCCCCGAGGTCGGGCTCCAGGTAATCGTGCGCCGTCAGGAGGCCGACCTCCTCAAGCGCCAGCAGGAACTGCTCCAGAGCAAGGAGGCGATGGCGCGCACGGTCGCCGAGTACGCCACGCTGCGGCCCAACACCAGCGTGGACGGCACCGAACGGCTGGTCGGCCTCGACGCCATCCAGAGCCGGCTGGAAGACCTCGGCAGAAGCCTCACCGGCGAGTGCCTGTCCATCATGCCGGGCGGCGCGCAGTCGCAGAGCAGCATGGATGCCTCGCGCCCCCTCGACAGCGACGCGATGAGCCGGGGCATCAAGCTCCTGTCGGTCTATCAGGACAGCGCGCGCAACGACCCCGCGACCCTCGCCTACGCCCGCTGGATGAGCGAGAACGGCGGCGAGGTGCGCAGCAGCCCCATGCTGCCGCCCCGGCTCGTGATCATCGACAGACGGACCGCGATCGTGCCCATCGACCCGGCCAACACCCGCCTGGGTGCGCTGTGCACCAGCGCACCGGGCGTCGTGGCCTCCCTGACCGCTCTCTTCGAACAGACCTGGGAAGCCGCCGTCCCGCTCGGTGCGGACCGGCCCCACCGGGCGCCGGACGGCAACGACGGCCTCACCCTGACCGAACGCGAACTCCTCAAACTGCTGGCCTCCGGTCTGACGGACGAGGCGGCGGGCAAGCGGCTGAACGTGTCACTGCGCACGGTGCGCAGGCAGATGGCTGCCCTGATGGAACGCCTGAACGCCACGAGCCGCTTCGAAGCGGGCCTCAAGGCGGCCCAGCGCGGCTGGCTTTGA
- the pelF gene encoding GT4 family glycosyltransferase PelF: MSHGRHVTMLTEGTYPHVHGGVSTWCDQLVRGMPEVDFNVIALTGSGREPVTWELPRNVYRHTSVPLWGAPPARRLRSGLRGKARRGFAETYETFLLSLLDPARGGFSESLRELARLARSGRLAAALRSESVLRLLMTVWTRPGLVTADAEPTIHDALTATDLLEHALRPLSVRIPPDSVAHAVSSGLATLPALAAKYLDDVPFLLTEHGIYLRERYLGYRSAEQRWPVKALMLGFYRELNTEGYRQADLITPCNQYNRRWEERGGADSERIRTVYNGVDPHAFPEAGPEPEVPTLSWCGRIDPIKDLETLIRAYAFMREELPALRLRLFGPVPAGCEEYKLRLEKLAAELGVSDGISYEGRIEQVAQAYAAGSIVMLSSISEGFPFSIIEAMSCGRTTVSTDVGGVREAVGDTGLVVPPREPETMARATLALLRDDERRAELGRMSRKRVVEKFTLHQSVDGFRHIYRELAGQPVLPVHVGDEWTQRLADPWYKELAADGSMW, translated from the coding sequence ATGAGCCATGGGCGCCATGTCACCATGCTCACCGAAGGCACCTACCCGCACGTCCACGGGGGCGTCAGCACATGGTGCGACCAACTGGTCCGCGGCATGCCGGAGGTCGACTTCAACGTCATAGCCCTGACCGGCTCCGGACGCGAGCCGGTCACCTGGGAGTTGCCGCGCAACGTCTACCGCCACACCAGCGTTCCCCTCTGGGGTGCCCCGCCGGCCCGCAGACTCCGCTCCGGACTGCGGGGCAAGGCCCGGCGCGGTTTCGCCGAGACCTACGAGACCTTCCTGCTCTCCCTGCTCGACCCCGCCCGCGGCGGATTCTCCGAATCCCTGCGCGAACTGGCCCGCCTCGCCCGCTCCGGGCGGCTCGCCGCGGCCCTGCGCTCCGAATCGGTGCTGCGCCTGCTGATGACCGTCTGGACCCGCCCCGGCCTGGTCACCGCCGACGCCGAGCCCACCATCCACGACGCGCTCACCGCCACCGACCTGCTGGAACACGCGCTGCGCCCGCTGTCCGTGCGGATCCCGCCCGACAGCGTCGCCCACGCGGTGAGCAGCGGACTGGCCACCCTCCCGGCGCTCGCCGCCAAGTACCTCGACGACGTGCCCTTCCTCCTCACCGAGCACGGCATCTACCTGCGCGAGCGCTACCTCGGCTACCGCAGCGCCGAACAGCGCTGGCCCGTCAAGGCGCTCATGCTCGGCTTCTACCGCGAGCTCAACACCGAGGGCTACCGGCAGGCCGACCTGATCACCCCGTGCAACCAGTACAACCGCCGCTGGGAGGAGCGCGGGGGCGCCGACTCCGAGCGGATCCGCACCGTCTACAACGGCGTCGACCCGCACGCCTTCCCCGAGGCCGGTCCCGAACCGGAGGTCCCCACCCTCAGCTGGTGCGGACGCATCGACCCCATCAAGGACCTCGAAACCCTCATCCGCGCCTACGCGTTCATGCGCGAGGAGCTCCCCGCCCTGCGGCTGCGCCTCTTCGGCCCGGTCCCGGCCGGCTGCGAGGAGTACAAGCTGCGGCTGGAGAAGCTCGCCGCCGAACTGGGCGTGAGTGACGGGATCTCCTACGAGGGCCGCATCGAGCAGGTCGCGCAGGCCTACGCGGCCGGCTCCATCGTGATGCTCTCCTCCATCAGCGAGGGCTTCCCCTTCTCCATCATCGAGGCCATGTCCTGCGGCCGCACCACCGTCTCCACCGACGTGGGCGGGGTCCGCGAGGCCGTCGGCGACACCGGTCTCGTCGTCCCGCCGCGCGAGCCCGAGACCATGGCCCGCGCCACCCTCGCCCTGCTCCGCGACGACGAACGCCGCGCGGAACTGGGCCGGATGTCCCGCAAGCGGGTGGTGGAGAAGTTCACGCTCCACCAGTCCGTGGACGGCTTCCGCCACATCTACCGCGAGCTCGCCGGCCAGCCCGTCCTGCCCGTCCACGTGGGCGACGAGTGGACCCAGCGCCTCGCCGACCCCTGGTACAAGGAACTCGCCGCCGACGGGAGCATGTGGTGA
- the cobT gene encoding nicotinate-nucleotide--dimethylbenzimidazole phosphoribosyltransferase has product MTTLNLDDFSDLIERPDGGVRRDAEERRERLAVPVGALGRLDELAEWLAAAQGHVPVKPIERPRVVLFAADHGVASEGVSVRPAGSAHELVRAVLDGRSPVAILAARLGASVRIVDAGLDCHLDLLPPEITKHRVRRGSGRIDVEDALTTEEARAALRLGIQIADEEADSGTDLVVLGDLSVGGTTVAATLVAALCGTDASVVTGRGGMPIDDLTWMRKCAAIRDALRRARPVLGDQVALLATVGGADVAAITGFLLQCAVRRTPVILDGVVSAACGLVAQRAAFRAPDWWLAGQASGEPGQAKALDRMALNPVLDHGVTVGEGTGALLALPLVQAAAALAAELPERVVEPTE; this is encoded by the coding sequence ATGACCACGCTGAATCTCGACGACTTCTCCGATCTGATCGAGCGCCCCGACGGGGGCGTCCGGCGTGACGCCGAGGAACGCCGTGAACGGCTGGCCGTGCCGGTCGGGGCGCTGGGGCGGCTCGACGAACTCGCCGAGTGGCTCGCCGCCGCGCAGGGCCATGTGCCGGTCAAGCCGATCGAGCGGCCCCGCGTCGTGCTGTTCGCCGCCGACCACGGAGTGGCCTCCGAGGGGGTCTCCGTGCGTCCCGCCGGCAGCGCCCACGAGCTGGTGCGGGCCGTCCTGGACGGCCGGAGCCCGGTGGCGATCCTGGCCGCGCGGCTCGGCGCCTCCGTACGGATCGTGGACGCCGGCCTGGACTGTCATCTCGACCTGCTGCCTCCGGAGATCACCAAGCACCGCGTCCGGCGCGGCAGCGGGCGGATCGACGTGGAGGACGCGCTGACGACCGAGGAGGCCCGGGCCGCGCTGCGCCTCGGGATCCAGATCGCCGACGAGGAGGCCGACTCCGGGACCGACCTGGTCGTCCTCGGCGACCTGAGCGTCGGCGGGACCACCGTCGCCGCGACCCTCGTCGCCGCCCTGTGCGGCACCGACGCCTCCGTGGTCACCGGCCGCGGCGGCATGCCGATCGACGACCTGACCTGGATGCGCAAGTGCGCGGCGATCCGCGACGCGCTGCGACGCGCCCGGCCCGTCCTCGGGGATCAGGTCGCGCTGCTCGCCACCGTCGGCGGCGCCGACGTGGCCGCGATCACCGGCTTCCTGCTCCAGTGCGCGGTGCGCCGTACCCCCGTGATCCTCGACGGGGTCGTCTCGGCGGCCTGCGGGCTGGTGGCCCAGCGGGCCGCTTTCCGGGCCCCGGACTGGTGGCTGGCCGGACAGGCGAGCGGCGAGCCCGGCCAGGCCAAGGCACTGGACCGGATGGCGCTCAACCCCGTGCTCGATCACGGCGTCACTGTGGGAGAAGGAACCGGGGCCCTGCTGGCTCTTCCCCTCGTCCAGGCGGCCGCCGCACTCGCGGCGGAACTCCCCGAACGAGTGGTCGAGCCCACCGAATGA
- a CDS encoding C40 family peptidase — MSRVPRRTAVVRATLLATSLASVVLGVTVPAGAAEPTPVAPLSAPAADLSGITPFTPTVPNPTNATRAELDAAAKKNGLAAAPQANTLAASAVGGRISRAEVIARAKTWTDAGVPYSQTSYLTSFGQRYRTDCSGFVSMAWNLATSASNNWGETTPTLPSFSSSISKSELKPGDILLNPSPGNDGHVVIFNGWANAERTKYHGLEEAGGRGAVARTVDYPYFAGHGTFSPRRYDNITDSTGGDLTGDGKADLVALESDGSITAADGTGNGFTNYHKIASGFGLHMTADRLNYVDADGDGKADLIGLETNGTITLAKGTGSGFTNYHTISSGYGEYVNNSRLKAADITGDGKADLLAVESDGSLTLAVGTGNGFTNFHKVASGFGEYVTGSRLKLADITGDGKADLIALENNGSLTLAVSNGDGFSNYHTISSGYGDYVTMDRLRFGDITGDGKADVLAVEMDGSLTLGVGTGNGFKDFHKVATGFGTFVNDHRLQLAG, encoded by the coding sequence ATGTCCCGCGTACCCCGTCGTACGGCCGTCGTACGTGCCACCCTGCTCGCCACCTCGCTGGCCTCGGTCGTCCTCGGCGTGACCGTCCCGGCGGGCGCCGCCGAGCCGACCCCGGTCGCCCCGCTCTCGGCGCCGGCCGCGGACCTGAGCGGCATCACGCCGTTCACCCCGACGGTGCCCAACCCGACCAACGCCACGCGGGCCGAGCTGGACGCCGCGGCGAAGAAGAACGGCCTGGCCGCGGCCCCCCAGGCGAACACGCTGGCCGCGAGCGCGGTGGGCGGACGGATCAGCCGTGCCGAAGTCATAGCCCGGGCCAAGACGTGGACCGATGCCGGCGTCCCCTACAGCCAGACCTCCTACCTGACGTCCTTCGGTCAGCGCTACCGCACGGACTGCTCGGGCTTCGTCTCGATGGCCTGGAACCTCGCCACCTCCGCGTCCAACAACTGGGGCGAGACCACCCCCACGCTGCCGAGCTTCTCCTCCTCGATCTCGAAGTCGGAGCTGAAGCCGGGCGACATCCTGCTGAACCCCTCGCCGGGCAACGACGGCCACGTGGTGATCTTCAACGGGTGGGCCAACGCCGAACGCACCAAGTACCACGGCCTGGAGGAGGCCGGTGGCCGGGGTGCCGTCGCACGCACCGTCGACTACCCGTACTTCGCCGGTCACGGCACCTTCAGCCCCCGCCGCTACGACAACATCACCGACTCGACGGGCGGTGACCTGACGGGTGACGGCAAGGCCGATCTGGTGGCTCTGGAGTCGGACGGGTCGATCACCGCCGCCGATGGCACGGGCAATGGGTTCACGAACTATCACAAGATCGCGAGTGGTTTCGGTCTGCACATGACTGCCGACCGGCTGAACTACGTGGACGCGGACGGTGATGGCAAGGCGGATCTGATCGGTCTGGAAACCAATGGGACGATCACCCTTGCCAAGGGCACGGGGAGTGGTTTCACCAACTACCACACCATTTCCAGCGGTTACGGCGAATACGTCAACAACAGCCGGCTCAAGGCCGCCGACATCACCGGTGACGGCAAGGCCGACCTGCTGGCGGTGGAGAGCGATGGATCGCTGACCCTCGCGGTGGGTACCGGCAACGGCTTCACCAACTTCCACAAGGTGGCCTCTGGCTTCGGCGAGTACGTGACCGGCAGCCGGCTCAAGCTCGCCGATATCACCGGTGACGGCAAGGCGGACCTGATCGCCCTGGAGAACAACGGATCGCTCACCCTCGCCGTCAGCAATGGCGATGGCTTCTCCAACTACCACACGATTTCCAGCGGATACGGCGACTACGTCACCATGGACCGCCTCCGCTTCGGTGACATCACCGGTGACGGCAAGGCCGACGTCCTCGCGGTCGAGATGGACGGCAGCCTGACCCTCGGCGTCGGGACCGGGAACGGCTTCAAGGACTTCCACAAGGTCGCCACCGGCTTCGGCACCTTCGTCAACGACCACCGCCTCCAGCTCGCCGGCTGA
- a CDS encoding sensor histidine kinase: protein MTTDLGPFAPTRQWMRDHPLATDAVLAFGALVAMVVASFADPHGEYGPTFGTRTPEPFSLVLMVLGAATLVLRRRRPRAVLAVAVGLSLLELTTGEPRAPVAMCTVIALYTVASRTDRPTTWKLGLLTMAGLTGVAMLAGPLPWYSQENLGIFAWTGMAAAAGDAVRSRRAFIDAIQERAERAERTREEEARRRVAEERLRIARDLHDVVAHHIALVNVQAGVAAHVMDKRPDQAKEALAHVRDASRSALNELRATLGLLRQSGDPEAPTEPAPGLAVLDDLVGTFRHAGLPVKVMVQLGPAAAVPLPAAVDLAAYRVIQEALTNVRKHAGPGAGAEVSVVRVGGSVEVTVLDDGGSAADPSPEPRDPGGGHGLLGMRERAVALGGSCFAGPRFGGGYRVHAILPVG, encoded by the coding sequence GTGACGACAGACCTCGGGCCGTTCGCCCCCACACGGCAGTGGATGCGGGACCATCCGCTGGCCACCGACGCCGTACTGGCGTTCGGGGCGCTCGTCGCCATGGTCGTCGCGTCCTTCGCCGACCCGCACGGGGAGTACGGGCCGACCTTCGGGACCCGCACCCCCGAGCCGTTCTCGCTGGTCCTCATGGTGCTCGGCGCGGCCACCCTGGTGCTGCGGCGCCGGCGGCCGCGCGCGGTGCTGGCCGTGGCCGTCGGGCTCTCGCTGCTGGAACTGACCACCGGGGAGCCGCGGGCGCCCGTCGCCATGTGCACGGTGATCGCCCTGTACACGGTGGCCTCCCGCACCGACCGGCCCACCACCTGGAAGCTCGGCCTGCTCACCATGGCCGGGCTGACGGGCGTGGCCATGCTGGCCGGGCCGCTGCCCTGGTACTCCCAGGAGAACCTCGGCATCTTCGCCTGGACCGGCATGGCCGCGGCCGCCGGGGACGCGGTGCGCAGCCGCCGGGCCTTCATCGACGCCATCCAGGAGCGGGCCGAGCGCGCCGAGCGGACCCGCGAGGAGGAGGCCCGGCGCCGGGTCGCCGAGGAGCGGCTGCGGATCGCCCGGGACCTGCACGACGTGGTGGCCCATCACATCGCCCTGGTCAACGTGCAGGCCGGGGTGGCCGCGCACGTCATGGACAAGCGCCCGGACCAGGCCAAGGAGGCCCTGGCACACGTACGGGACGCCAGCCGCTCGGCCCTGAACGAGCTGCGGGCGACCCTGGGCCTGCTGCGCCAGTCCGGCGACCCGGAGGCTCCGACCGAACCGGCGCCCGGTCTGGCCGTCCTCGACGATCTGGTGGGCACCTTCCGGCACGCCGGGCTCCCGGTGAAGGTGATGGTCCAGCTGGGCCCGGCAGCCGCGGTTCCGCTGCCGGCCGCCGTGGACCTGGCGGCGTACCGGGTGATCCAGGAGGCGCTGACCAACGTCCGCAAGCACGCGGGTCCGGGGGCCGGAGCCGAGGTCAGCGTGGTGCGGGTGGGCGGCTCGGTGGAGGTGACCGTGCTGGACGACGGCGGCTCCGCGGCCGACCCCTCGCCGGAACCCCGCGATCCCGGCGGCGGGCACGGCCTGCTCGGCATGCGCGAACGGGCCGTGGCCCTGGGCGGCTCCTGCTTCGCCGGGCCCCGCTTCGGGGGCGGCTACCGGGTGCACGCGATCCTGCCGGTGGGCTAG
- a CDS encoding endo alpha-1,4 polygalactosaminidase, which yields MRRPSTHSSTRPSCGRSVRRRLLFLVPLLLLAACTSGPDGDGDEEARPDDLSPAPAPGERWQPAPGVSWQWQLTGKLDTSVKAAVYDIDGFTTTKEQVAELKAAGRRTICYLSTGAWEDFRPDAGAFPASMRGEGNGWEGERWLDIRRLAELEPLIAKRFDMCRDKGFDAVEPDNMDAYRNTSGFPLTAGDQLNYNRLIVRLAHDRGLSVGLKNDLDQIPELVGDFDFAVNEQCAQYDECGRLTPFIAAGKAVFHVEYELPASRFCEATRELKLSSLEKKYDLGVWRRTCPA from the coding sequence ATGAGACGCCCGTCCACCCACTCGTCCACCCGCCCGTCCTGCGGCCGGTCCGTCCGCCGCCGCCTGCTGTTCCTCGTACCCCTCCTGCTGCTCGCGGCCTGCACTTCCGGACCGGACGGGGACGGGGACGAGGAAGCCCGCCCCGACGACCTCTCGCCCGCCCCCGCGCCGGGGGAGCGCTGGCAGCCGGCCCCCGGGGTCAGCTGGCAGTGGCAGCTCACCGGGAAGCTCGACACCTCGGTGAAGGCGGCGGTCTACGACATCGACGGGTTCACCACCACCAAGGAGCAGGTCGCCGAGCTGAAGGCGGCCGGCCGGCGGACCATCTGCTACCTCTCCACCGGCGCCTGGGAGGACTTCCGGCCCGACGCCGGGGCCTTCCCGGCGTCGATGCGCGGGGAGGGCAACGGCTGGGAGGGCGAGCGCTGGCTCGACATCCGGCGGCTCGCGGAACTGGAACCGCTGATCGCCAAGCGGTTCGACATGTGCCGGGACAAGGGCTTCGACGCGGTGGAGCCGGACAACATGGACGCCTACCGCAACACGTCCGGCTTCCCGCTCACCGCCGGCGACCAGCTGAACTACAACCGGCTCATCGTGCGGCTCGCCCACGACCGGGGCCTGTCGGTCGGGCTGAAGAACGACCTGGACCAGATCCCGGAGCTGGTGGGGGACTTCGACTTCGCGGTCAACGAGCAGTGCGCCCAGTACGACGAATGCGGACGGCTGACCCCGTTCATCGCGGCGGGCAAGGCGGTCTTCCACGTGGAGTACGAGCTCCCGGCGAGCCGGTTCTGCGAGGCCACGCGGGAGCTGAAGCTCAGCTCGCTGGAGAAGAAGTACGACCTCGGGGTCTGGCGCCGGACCTGCCCGGCCTAG
- a CDS encoding phosphatidylglycerol lysyltransferase domain-containing protein — protein sequence MWYLRAVTFVNLLSAVWFSLGQDLRRHSTADFYTPYLLTAGFASAAFSLLLTVTMGRRKRAAWILNLVLSGLLLAAFAMAAVASFTPCSGGSHEFCYPEFRVHPQNWVAFGLTALFVGALLLGRREFYAKGDRSNPLLASLVASVGLLVTSLVAALLVGATNTDPDAADATFLARWRYGVMRLVTLAPDDKAYNTITTPGWVDVTINVMSTLLLLAVLFAAFRSRRAVDPLGEEDEEKLRLLLARHGDRDSLGYFALRREKSVIWSPTGKAAVTYRVVGGVSLASGDPIGDPEAWPGAIEPWLAEAREHGWVPAVMGASEEAGQIYARHGLDALELGDEAIVETDEFTLEGRAMRTVRQAYNRVKRAGYTVRIRRHADIPAEEMDVLLVRADDWRDGATERGFSMALGRLGDPDDGQCVMLECFDGEGELRAVLSFVPWGPKGLSLDLMRRDRDSENGLMEFMVIELLERAKEIGVTQVSLNFAMFRSVFERGSKLGAGPVLRLWRSLLSFFSRWWQIESLYRANAKYRPIWEPRFMLFEKSSDLLRIGIAAGRAEGFLEAPGLPKWMHRRHLESKR from the coding sequence GTGTGGTACTTGCGTGCCGTCACCTTCGTCAACCTGCTCAGCGCGGTGTGGTTCTCGCTCGGCCAGGACCTGCGCCGGCACAGCACCGCCGATTTCTACACCCCGTACCTGCTCACGGCGGGCTTCGCCTCCGCGGCGTTCTCGCTGCTGCTCACCGTCACCATGGGCCGCCGCAAACGCGCGGCGTGGATCCTCAACCTCGTGCTCAGCGGGCTGCTCCTGGCGGCCTTCGCCATGGCCGCCGTCGCCTCCTTCACCCCGTGCTCGGGGGGCTCCCACGAGTTCTGCTACCCGGAGTTCCGCGTCCACCCCCAGAACTGGGTGGCCTTCGGGCTGACCGCGCTCTTCGTCGGCGCCCTCCTGCTGGGCCGCCGGGAGTTCTACGCCAAGGGCGACCGCTCCAACCCGCTGCTGGCCAGCCTGGTCGCCTCCGTCGGCCTGCTGGTGACCTCGCTGGTCGCCGCCCTGCTCGTCGGCGCGACCAACACCGACCCGGACGCCGCGGACGCCACGTTCCTGGCCCGCTGGCGGTACGGCGTGATGCGGCTGGTCACCCTGGCCCCGGACGACAAGGCGTACAACACGATCACCACCCCGGGCTGGGTGGACGTGACGATCAACGTGATGTCGACGCTGCTGCTGCTCGCCGTGCTGTTCGCGGCCTTCCGCTCGCGCCGCGCCGTGGACCCGCTCGGCGAGGAGGACGAGGAGAAGCTGCGCCTGCTGCTCGCCCGGCACGGCGACCGCGACTCGCTGGGCTACTTCGCGCTGCGCCGCGAGAAGTCCGTCATCTGGTCCCCCACCGGCAAGGCCGCGGTCACCTACCGCGTCGTCGGCGGGGTCTCCCTGGCCTCCGGCGACCCGATCGGGGACCCCGAGGCCTGGCCCGGCGCGATCGAACCCTGGCTGGCCGAGGCCCGCGAGCACGGCTGGGTCCCCGCCGTCATGGGCGCCAGCGAGGAAGCCGGGCAGATCTACGCCCGGCACGGACTGGACGCGCTGGAGCTGGGCGACGAGGCCATCGTCGAGACCGACGAGTTCACCCTGGAGGGCCGCGCCATGCGGACCGTCCGCCAGGCGTACAACCGGGTCAAGCGGGCCGGGTACACCGTCCGCATCCGCCGCCACGCCGACATCCCCGCCGAGGAGATGGACGTGCTCCTGGTGCGCGCCGACGACTGGCGCGACGGCGCGACCGAGCGCGGCTTCTCGATGGCGCTGGGCCGGCTGGGCGATCCCGACGACGGCCAGTGCGTGATGCTGGAGTGCTTCGACGGCGAGGGCGAACTGCGCGCCGTGCTGTCCTTCGTGCCCTGGGGCCCCAAGGGTCTGTCGCTGGACCTGATGCGCCGTGACCGGGACTCCGAGAACGGCCTGATGGAGTTCATGGTCATCGAACTCCTGGAACGCGCCAAGGAGATCGGGGTCACCCAGGTCTCGCTCAACTTCGCGATGTTCCGGTCCGTATTCGAGCGCGGGTCGAAGCTCGGCGCCGGTCCGGTGCTGCGTCTGTGGCGCTCGCTGCTGAGCTTCTTCTCGCGCTGGTGGCAGATCGAGTCCCTCTACCGGGCCAACGCCAAATACCGGCCGATCTGGGAACCGCGGTTCATGCTCTTCGAGAAGAGTTCGGACCTGCTGCGGATCGGAATCGCGGCGGGCCGGGCCGAGGGCTTCCTGGAAGCACCCGGGCTGCCGAAGTGGATGCACCGCAGACATCTGGAGAGCAAGCGTTGA
- a CDS encoding spherulation-specific family 4 protein, whose product MLLVPLYEHPADRPEYWERLIRAAGRLHSVVLNPASGPGEAPDERFAAVAERLRGAGVPVLGYVDTDYGRRPHAAVVQDLLRHRDWYGTDGTFLDQAAAGPEFLPHYRRLGVAARAAGARTVVLNHGVHPHPGYAELADLLVTFEGPWDAYRDAAAVPPWTADHPAHRFCHLVYAVPPGAPAAELAERLAAQRGAGVHCAVPGTGAHPWGTLPYALEAAG is encoded by the coding sequence ATGCTCCTGGTGCCCCTCTACGAGCACCCCGCAGACCGCCCCGAGTACTGGGAGCGGCTCATCCGCGCCGCGGGCCGGCTGCACTCCGTGGTGCTCAACCCCGCCAGCGGGCCCGGCGAGGCCCCCGACGAGCGGTTCGCCGCCGTCGCGGAACGGCTCCGCGGGGCCGGGGTGCCCGTCCTGGGGTACGTCGACACCGACTACGGGCGCCGCCCGCACGCCGCCGTGGTGCAGGACCTGCTGCGCCACCGCGACTGGTACGGCACCGACGGGACCTTCCTGGACCAGGCCGCGGCCGGTCCGGAGTTCCTGCCGCACTACCGGCGGCTCGGCGTCGCGGCGCGGGCCGCCGGGGCCCGTACCGTCGTCCTCAACCACGGAGTGCACCCGCACCCGGGCTACGCCGAACTCGCCGACCTGCTCGTCACCTTCGAGGGACCCTGGGACGCCTACCGGGACGCGGCCGCCGTTCCCCCGTGGACCGCGGACCACCCCGCCCACCGGTTCTGCCACCTCGTCTACGCCGTCCCGCCGGGCGCCCCGGCCGCCGAACTCGCCGAGCGGCTGGCGGCGCAGCGGGGGGCGGGGGTGCACTGCGCGGTCCCGGGGACCGGCGCGCACCCGTGGGGGACCCTGCCGTACGCCCTGGAGGCCGCCGGATGA